The Calditerrivibrio nitroreducens DSM 19672 genome window below encodes:
- a CDS encoding ferritin family protein: MEITIREALEDAKEKEILAYEFYQKLLTYVKDLGAKAIIRELAEEEVKHRDLIDKIIATGELNIAGLDTKCYYTDLGITDMVLPKVIKEDMSVQDILRIAIKHEDNSRIFYEKLADKYKGQEVEELFRRLAVEEACHRNNIQKIYDEIILTEN; the protein is encoded by the coding sequence ATGGAAATAACTATAAGAGAAGCTTTGGAAGATGCTAAAGAGAAAGAGATTTTGGCTTATGAGTTCTACCAGAAGCTTCTAACATATGTAAAAGATTTAGGTGCAAAAGCTATTATAAGAGAGCTGGCAGAGGAAGAAGTCAAACATAGGGATCTAATTGATAAGATTATAGCAACTGGTGAGTTAAATATTGCTGGACTTGACACAAAGTGCTATTATACAGACTTAGGGATTACTGATATGGTGTTACCGAAAGTGATAAAAGAGGATATGAGTGTGCAGGATATCTTGAGGATTGCCATAAAGCATGAGGATAACTCAAGAATCTTCTATGAAAAGCTTGCGGATAAGTACAAAGGCCAGGAAGTGGAGGAGCTTTTCAGACGTCTGGCGGTGGAAGAGGCCTGCCATAGAAATAATATCCAGAAGATTTACGACGAAATAATCTTAACAGAAAATTAG
- the pheS gene encoding phenylalanine--tRNA ligase subunit alpha, producing MEISKEIYEYKKEIVDAENLEQLYQVWVKYLGKKGLISLLNKELKNVPEEKRSEFGRIIVGLREDFEKLYQEREIELKKAEINDKIEKERIDVTLPAFPLNYGGLHPITQVYFEIVDIFKSMGYELATGPEIELDFYNFEALNIPKEHPARDMQDTFYIDDEVLLRTHTSPVQIRTMEMKEPPIKIIAPGKVYRCDSDVTHTPMFHQVEGLLIDTDTTFGDLKGALITFIHRLFGKDIPVRFRPSFFPFTEPSAEVDMGCVICGGKGCRVCKGTGWLEILGSGMVHPKVLESVGYDSEKYRGFAFGMGIERITMLKFGIDDLRLFFDNNIKFLRQF from the coding sequence ATGGAGATAAGTAAAGAGATATATGAATACAAAAAAGAGATTGTTGACGCAGAAAATTTAGAACAACTATACCAGGTATGGGTAAAATACCTTGGGAAAAAGGGTTTGATTTCTCTGTTGAATAAGGAATTGAAGAATGTTCCTGAAGAAAAGAGATCAGAGTTTGGGCGGATTATCGTGGGGTTGAGGGAGGATTTTGAAAAACTCTACCAGGAAAGAGAAATTGAGCTAAAAAAAGCTGAGATTAATGACAAGATTGAAAAAGAGAGAATTGATGTTACTCTACCAGCATTTCCGTTAAACTATGGTGGATTGCATCCCATTACACAGGTATACTTTGAGATAGTGGATATTTTTAAGTCGATGGGTTATGAATTGGCCACCGGTCCAGAGATAGAGCTTGATTTTTACAATTTTGAAGCGTTGAATATTCCAAAAGAACATCCGGCAAGGGATATGCAGGATACATTTTACATAGACGATGAAGTATTACTCAGGACACATACATCACCAGTACAGATCAGAACTATGGAGATGAAAGAGCCACCGATAAAAATTATAGCACCAGGTAAGGTATATCGATGTGACAGTGATGTGACTCATACACCAATGTTTCATCAGGTGGAAGGACTGCTTATTGATACTGATACTACTTTTGGGGATCTAAAAGGAGCGCTGATCACATTTATACATAGACTATTTGGAAAAGATATACCGGTAAGGTTTAGACCAAGCTTTTTTCCATTCACCGAGCCGTCCGCAGAAGTGGATATGGGGTGTGTAATCTGTGGAGGCAAAGGGTGTAGAGTGTGCAAGGGTACTGGCTGGCTGGAAATTCTTGGATCTGGGATGGTTCATCCAAAGGTTCTGGAATCTGTTGGCTATGATTCGGAAAAGTACAGAGGTTTTGCGTTTGGGATGGGAATCGAAAGGATTACAATGCTTAAATTTGGTATTGATGATCTAAGATTGTTTTTTGATAATAATATAAAGTTTTTGAGACAATTTTGA
- the pheT gene encoding phenylalanine--tRNA ligase subunit beta, with the protein MRVSLNWVKDFVDISGISVDEIAEKLTMSGLEVEGIEKKERAEGVVTAKVVSKDKHPNADKLSVCMVDDGTSVYQVVCGAKNVDAGQIIPFARVGAKLPGGVVIKDAKLRGVESKGMICSAAELGLEEESDGIMILSADTLIGIDINDIIRTDDVVLELNVTPNRADCLSILGVAREISILFDRELNIGGVKVDEESEEASSYRYVKVHNETNCPIYLGRIIKGVTIGESPLWMQNRLRSAGVRPINNIVDITNYVMLEYGQPLHAFDLRMVEGGIIVRDAEEGEKVVTLDGKERTLTKDMLVIADEKKVLAVAGIMGGEYSGIQADTSDVFLECAYFKPESIRMTARRLGMKTDSSYRYERGIDRVQTLKMVDYAAYLIKRYAGGSILKGVLKNDYKEFVPNRFKFHAKKVAEYIGVDISEEDVLKILKKVGIDIEGKDTAVSPSYRQDIERWQDLSEEVARIYGYDKIPVTVPKIYAKSDEESLLQKLIREIKYMLADLGYNEVINYSFMSGEYLRKFADESEFVKVKNPISADMDTMRTVVFPGILKNIKLNYKNGIRKLKLFEVANVHKVNKNDKLPMEDTKLSFVVMGDFYRNSWIGRLEDDLFYYIKSTCQAVFDRYKLNADYRAGAERFLHPGKNADIYINGDKIGFLGEIHPEMYQFLDLEEPIYICEIDLNSLKDKIGEAKKSYKKLSQYPFVYKDIALIVGKDLPSSKIYQYIQNFSELIKDVEIFDRYSGDKIGEGYVSLAFRIYFNHLEKTLTDEETNEIVQKIILGVEKEFGAKLR; encoded by the coding sequence ATGAGAGTAAGTCTAAATTGGGTAAAAGATTTTGTTGATATATCTGGAATATCGGTGGATGAGATCGCTGAAAAGCTCACAATGAGTGGGCTGGAGGTGGAAGGGATTGAAAAAAAAGAAAGGGCAGAAGGTGTTGTGACTGCAAAGGTTGTGTCAAAAGATAAGCATCCAAACGCAGACAAGTTATCTGTCTGTATGGTGGATGATGGCACATCCGTATATCAGGTGGTGTGTGGCGCAAAGAATGTAGATGCAGGACAAATTATCCCGTTTGCCAGAGTGGGTGCTAAATTGCCTGGTGGTGTGGTTATAAAAGATGCTAAATTAAGAGGTGTGGAATCAAAAGGGATGATATGTTCTGCAGCTGAGCTGGGGCTTGAAGAGGAAAGTGACGGCATAATGATTTTATCTGCTGATACGCTGATAGGGATAGATATCAATGATATTATTAGGACGGATGATGTAGTACTGGAGCTGAACGTGACTCCCAATAGGGCTGATTGTTTGAGTATTCTGGGGGTGGCAAGGGAGATATCGATTCTGTTTGATAGGGAACTTAACATTGGTGGTGTGAAGGTTGATGAGGAGTCGGAAGAAGCTTCTAGTTATAGATATGTGAAAGTACATAATGAAACAAATTGCCCAATCTATCTGGGAAGAATTATTAAAGGGGTTACAATTGGAGAGTCCCCCTTATGGATGCAAAATAGGCTTAGGTCAGCAGGTGTAAGGCCAATTAATAACATTGTGGATATTACAAATTACGTTATGCTGGAATATGGTCAACCGCTTCACGCATTTGATTTAAGAATGGTGGAAGGTGGAATCATTGTGAGGGATGCGGAGGAAGGGGAAAAGGTAGTTACTCTTGACGGAAAAGAAAGGACACTTACGAAAGATATGCTTGTGATTGCTGATGAAAAAAAGGTTCTGGCGGTTGCTGGGATAATGGGTGGGGAGTATAGCGGTATTCAGGCGGATACATCGGATGTTTTTCTGGAGTGTGCCTATTTCAAACCTGAATCGATACGAATGACTGCCAGAAGATTGGGTATGAAAACCGATTCATCGTATAGGTATGAAAGGGGGATTGACAGGGTTCAAACGCTGAAAATGGTGGATTATGCAGCCTATCTGATTAAAAGGTATGCAGGTGGTTCGATATTAAAAGGGGTATTGAAAAATGATTATAAGGAGTTTGTGCCCAATAGGTTTAAGTTTCATGCTAAAAAAGTGGCGGAATACATAGGAGTGGATATCTCTGAAGAGGATGTATTAAAGATACTTAAGAAAGTTGGAATTGATATTGAAGGGAAAGATACAGCCGTTTCACCATCTTACAGACAGGACATAGAAAGATGGCAGGATCTCTCAGAAGAGGTGGCAAGAATTTACGGATATGATAAGATACCTGTGACTGTTCCTAAAATTTATGCTAAATCTGACGAAGAGTCTCTTTTGCAGAAGTTGATAAGAGAGATAAAATATATGCTTGCGGATCTTGGGTATAATGAAGTTATCAATTATTCTTTTATGAGTGGTGAGTATCTGAGAAAATTTGCAGATGAATCTGAGTTTGTGAAGGTGAAAAATCCGATTTCTGCCGATATGGATACGATGAGAACAGTGGTGTTCCCTGGAATACTAAAGAATATTAAGTTAAACTATAAAAATGGGATAAGAAAACTGAAGCTGTTTGAAGTTGCAAATGTACATAAGGTGAATAAAAATGATAAACTTCCGATGGAGGATACAAAATTATCATTTGTAGTTATGGGAGATTTCTACAGAAACAGCTGGATAGGTAGATTGGAGGATGATCTTTTCTATTACATTAAGTCCACATGCCAGGCGGTTTTTGATAGATATAAATTAAATGCAGATTACCGTGCTGGTGCAGAGAGATTTTTGCATCCGGGTAAAAATGCAGATATTTATATCAATGGGGATAAAATAGGGTTTTTAGGTGAGATACATCCTGAAATGTATCAGTTTCTGGATCTGGAGGAGCCGATTTATATATGCGAAATAGACCTTAATTCCTTGAAGGATAAGATAGGAGAGGCTAAAAAGAGCTATAAAAAATTGTCCCAGTATCCATTCGTTTATAAAGATATAGCTTTGATAGTTGGAAAAGATCTTCCCTCTTCAAAAATTTATCAGTATATTCAGAACTTTTCAGAATTAATTAAAGATGTGGAGATATTTGATAGGTATTCAGGGGATAAAATAGGTGAGGGGTATGTAAGCCTTGCTTTTAGGATATATTTTAATCACCTGGAAAAAACGCTTACCGATGAAGAAACAAATGAGATTGTGCAGAAGATCATTCTGGGGGTTGAAAAGGAGTTTGGAGCTAAACTGAGGTGA
- the zapB gene encoding cell division protein ZapB, translating to MEELLERLNKKIDTLLEERELLKKRLQELEREKDEILQENYKLKSEQAQVAERIEKLLERL from the coding sequence ATGGAAGAGTTGTTGGAAAGATTAAATAAAAAGATAGATACACTCCTTGAAGAGAGGGAGTTGCTGAAAAAAAGGTTGCAAGAGCTTGAAAGAGAAAAAGATGAAATATTACAGGAGAACTATAAATTAAAGAGTGAGCAAGCACAGGTAGCAGAGAGGATTGAAAAGCTTCTGGAAAGGCTTTAG
- a CDS encoding cell division protein ZapA: protein MATNEVFVYGNKYKVTCDNAGLIKNAASYVEDTMKQIEKNGHILTTSTLAIMAAIKIAAEYYEIKGRLEGCESKLQEIISKLE from the coding sequence TTGGCAACAAATGAAGTATTTGTATATGGAAATAAATATAAAGTTACCTGCGATAATGCGGGTTTGATAAAGAATGCTGCTTCCTATGTAGAAGATACTATGAAGCAGATAGAAAAAAATGGACATATATTAACTACATCTACTTTGGCAATTATGGCTGCTATAAAGATAGCAGCAGAGTATTACGAGATAAAAGGTAGATTGGAAGGTTGCGAATCTAAGTTGCAGGAGATTATAAGTAAGCTTGAATAA
- a CDS encoding AAA family ATPase, translating to MLRLVDKVAPQKIDEIIGQDSLIKSPKYLFVLKGDFDILILSGPTGTGKSTFARLLGDELCLPFYRLHASSSGSQEIKKIVDTAKKTGKCSIIFIDEIHRFTKVQQDLLLDVVDEKYAKIIGASTENPYFSLTPALRSRSYFMKFKPLSHDALKTIAEKALAYIVKEKNSLEIINRDKLIEKGIKIANGDARKMLNFLEVATSGESKDGILDPILDAEDTIAGGIYTEDEHYDLLSALIKSVRGSDPDAALVWCFKLLKSGVDPSVIFRRLAISCSEDIGNAYPDASVFLKSVWELFERVGMPEGEILISHAVTFLASCPKSNRSYEAGKRVKDFLNKNEVYVPENIKHNPKGYKYPFEYGNFVKQRYFQEGLVFYNPSDFGFEKKIKDRLRELWGSMKDYER from the coding sequence ATGTTGAGACTGGTTGATAAGGTAGCACCACAAAAGATAGATGAGATAATAGGTCAGGACAGTTTGATTAAAAGTCCTAAATACCTTTTCGTATTAAAAGGTGATTTTGATATACTGATTCTGTCAGGACCTACGGGGACGGGGAAAAGCACCTTTGCCAGATTGCTTGGGGATGAGCTTTGCCTTCCATTTTACCGTCTGCATGCATCATCATCCGGTAGCCAGGAGATCAAAAAGATAGTCGATACGGCCAAAAAGACTGGTAAATGTTCGATTATTTTTATCGATGAGATTCACAGGTTTACTAAAGTACAGCAGGATCTTCTTCTCGATGTCGTAGATGAAAAGTATGCTAAGATAATAGGTGCATCAACAGAAAACCCCTATTTTTCTCTTACACCAGCTTTGAGATCCAGATCCTATTTTATGAAGTTTAAGCCTTTATCCCACGATGCGCTTAAAACTATAGCAGAAAAAGCCCTTGCTTATATCGTAAAAGAAAAAAATAGTTTGGAAATAATCAATCGGGATAAGTTGATTGAAAAGGGTATCAAGATAGCAAATGGAGATGCGAGGAAAATGCTTAACTTTCTTGAAGTGGCCACATCTGGGGAATCCAAAGATGGGATACTGGATCCAATTTTAGATGCAGAGGATACTATTGCAGGTGGTATATATACTGAAGATGAACATTACGACCTCTTGTCTGCACTGATTAAAAGTGTTAGAGGGAGTGATCCTGATGCTGCTCTTGTTTGGTGTTTTAAACTTTTGAAGTCAGGCGTTGATCCTTCTGTCATATTCAGGAGGCTTGCTATAAGCTGCTCTGAGGATATTGGCAATGCATATCCTGATGCTTCTGTATTCTTAAAAAGTGTATGGGAGCTTTTTGAAAGGGTTGGTATGCCGGAAGGGGAGATTTTGATATCCCATGCTGTGACTTTTCTTGCATCCTGCCCAAAGAGTAATAGGAGCTACGAGGCTGGTAAAAGGGTGAAAGATTTTCTCAATAAGAATGAGGTATATGTCCCCGAGAATATCAAACATAATCCTAAGGGGTACAAATACCCTTTTGAATACGGGAATTTTGTTAAACAGAGATATTTTCAAGAAGGTTTGGTTTTTTATAATCCTTCCGATTTTGGATTTGAAAAAAAGATAAAGGATCGACTTCGGGAACTTTGGGGAAGTATGAAGGATTATGAGAGATAA
- a CDS encoding 5-formyltetrahydrofolate cyclo-ligase yields MRDKGFLRREILNLRNCLSLADVDEKSRIIGEIFLNLFGQKESFLLYSSVNKEVRTKFIIDTLYKNGKVVYLPKYGDDGFVPALYNGETSMVKGKFGVMEPASTASSDQFDVIAIPGVVFGLDFNRVGMGKGYYDTMLKKVKGLKVGLSYQFQIVDGIDSDPWDEKMDMIITEENIYRR; encoded by the coding sequence ATGAGAGATAAAGGATTTCTTAGAAGAGAAATACTAAATTTAAGAAATTGTTTATCGCTGGCGGATGTGGATGAGAAAAGTAGAATTATAGGTGAGATTTTTTTGAATCTATTTGGACAGAAAGAGAGTTTTTTGCTCTACAGTAGTGTGAATAAAGAGGTGAGAACTAAATTTATAATTGACACTCTTTATAAGAACGGGAAGGTGGTGTATCTTCCTAAGTATGGCGATGATGGATTTGTCCCTGCATTGTATAATGGTGAGACGAGTATGGTTAAGGGGAAGTTTGGTGTGATGGAGCCTGCCTCTACGGCTAGTAGTGATCAGTTTGATGTCATTGCTATACCTGGGGTGGTTTTTGGACTCGATTTCAACAGGGTAGGTATGGGGAAAGGGTATTATGACACTATGCTTAAAAAAGTAAAAGGTCTGAAAGTGGGTTTGTCCTACCAGTTTCAGATAGTTGATGGGATCGATAGCGATCCATGGGATGAAAAGATGGACATGATAATAACAGAAGAAAATATTTACAGGAGGTAG
- the rny gene encoding ribonuclease Y, producing MTILISIIVAAIGIVVGFFTGVQIQKKKQAEENAKQNKSADEIIQRAKREADEIVKDAKIEAKDIVFKAKQEAEKEMKERRKELQLVEKRLLTKEESIDKKIELIEKKEELISKKESEYDRKLHEVENMKLEYENMKIKMIAEIEKVASMTKEEAKNYLISMMEAEAKQDAARIVREIEEEAKKEAEKKSKEIVATAIQRCAPEYVGEIAVSIVNLPSDEMKGRIIGREGRNIRTFESITGVDIIVDDTPEAVILSSYDPYRREIAKMTLEKLIADGRIHPTRIEEVYEKSKEELNKRILEVGEETAFRLGLHNIHPELLKLVGRLQYRTSYGQNVLAHSIEVAKIAGLMAAELGLDEKMAKRMGLLHDIGKAVDYESEGSHTAIGVEIVKKYNEPPQITNAILSHHGEEEFKYIESVLIQAADAISASRPGARREVLEAYIKRLEKLEEISKSFEGVSKTYAIQAGREVRIIVEPDAISDDAMYTLAKDIAKKIEEELTYPGQIKVTVIRESRSVEYAR from the coding sequence ATGACGATTTTAATATCGATTATTGTGGCTGCAATTGGTATTGTTGTGGGATTTTTTACAGGAGTGCAGATCCAAAAAAAGAAACAGGCTGAAGAAAATGCAAAACAGAATAAGTCAGCAGACGAGATTATACAGAGGGCAAAAAGGGAAGCTGATGAGATCGTAAAGGATGCTAAAATTGAGGCCAAGGATATTGTTTTTAAGGCCAAACAGGAAGCTGAAAAAGAGATGAAAGAGAGAAGAAAAGAGCTGCAGCTTGTGGAGAAAAGGTTATTAACGAAAGAGGAGTCTATTGATAAAAAGATTGAGTTAATCGAGAAAAAAGAGGAATTGATAAGTAAAAAAGAGAGCGAGTATGACAGGAAACTACACGAAGTGGAAAATATGAAGCTGGAATATGAAAATATGAAAATTAAGATGATAGCAGAGATAGAAAAAGTGGCTAGTATGACAAAAGAAGAGGCTAAAAATTATCTCATTTCCATGATGGAGGCGGAGGCCAAACAGGATGCAGCAAGGATTGTGAGGGAGATCGAAGAGGAAGCGAAAAAAGAGGCTGAAAAGAAAAGCAAAGAGATCGTCGCCACAGCAATCCAGAGATGTGCTCCGGAATATGTGGGGGAGATTGCTGTCTCAATTGTAAATCTACCAAGTGATGAGATGAAGGGTAGAATAATTGGTAGGGAAGGAAGAAATATAAGGACATTTGAAAGTATCACCGGTGTTGATATAATCGTGGATGATACCCCTGAGGCGGTGATCCTTTCTTCCTATGATCCCTATAGAAGGGAGATTGCAAAAATGACCCTTGAAAAACTTATCGCTGACGGCAGGATACATCCCACAAGAATTGAAGAAGTTTATGAAAAAAGTAAAGAGGAGCTTAATAAAAGGATTCTGGAGGTGGGGGAAGAGACTGCCTTTAGACTTGGGTTGCACAACATACATCCGGAGCTTTTAAAGCTGGTGGGTAGGCTCCAATATAGAACCAGCTATGGCCAGAATGTGCTGGCACATTCCATAGAGGTGGCTAAAATAGCCGGTCTTATGGCGGCGGAGCTTGGTCTCGATGAAAAGATGGCGAAAAGGATGGGGCTACTTCATGATATAGGTAAAGCGGTCGATTATGAAAGTGAAGGTTCCCACACTGCTATTGGTGTCGAGATAGTGAAAAAATACAATGAACCACCACAGATTACGAACGCTATCCTTTCACACCATGGTGAGGAGGAGTTTAAATACATAGAATCGGTACTTATACAGGCGGCGGATGCAATATCTGCTTCAAGACCGGGTGCCCGTAGAGAAGTGCTGGAAGCTTATATCAAAAGACTTGAGAAACTTGAAGAGATTTCCAAAAGCTTTGAAGGGGTTAGTAAGACGTATGCCATTCAGGCTGGTAGGGAGGTACGTATTATTGTGGAGCCGGATGCAATTTCAGATGATGCAATGTACACCCTTGCAAAAGATATAGCCAAAAAGATAGAAGAAGAGCTCACTTACCCTGGTCAGATCAAGGTGACGGTAATAAGAGAGTCCCGTTCTGTGGAGTATGCAAGATAA
- a CDS encoding TIGR00282 family metallophosphoesterase: MTFNLLFLGDIIGKTGRGLLREHLGSLIREYDVDFVVANGENAAAGFGITKKVYEELLSFGIDVITGGNHIWDKKDFVKDAVLCDKILRPLNVSSLQPGRGALTVEKDGVKITVINMLGRVFMPHCDCPFVSFDRLFHEDSSDFIIVDFHAEATSEKNAFGLYVDGRASAVLGTHTHVQTNDERFLPKGTFYITDVGMCGSIDSVIGMNAEKAIYKLISGMPERNEVEEKGRKVISGVVLKFDIEKKAAVAYNKIYKIYGE, from the coding sequence ATGACTTTTAATCTTCTTTTTTTGGGAGACATAATAGGTAAAACAGGTAGAGGGCTACTCAGAGAGCATCTGGGTAGCCTTATTCGTGAATATGATGTTGATTTTGTCGTAGCTAATGGTGAGAATGCTGCGGCCGGTTTTGGTATCACAAAGAAGGTCTATGAGGAGCTTTTGAGTTTTGGGATTGATGTAATTACTGGTGGAAATCATATCTGGGATAAAAAAGATTTTGTGAAGGATGCTGTTTTATGTGATAAAATCCTAAGACCTCTTAATGTGAGCAGTTTGCAGCCGGGGAGAGGGGCTTTGACGGTAGAAAAAGATGGAGTAAAAATAACTGTCATAAATATGCTGGGTAGGGTATTTATGCCGCATTGCGATTGTCCTTTCGTTTCGTTTGATCGATTGTTCCACGAGGACAGCTCCGATTTTATCATAGTGGATTTTCATGCGGAAGCCACAAGTGAAAAGAATGCATTTGGGCTATACGTGGATGGAAGAGCATCCGCTGTTTTAGGTACCCATACCCATGTCCAGACAAATGACGAACGTTTTTTGCCAAAAGGGACTTTTTACATTACCGATGTGGGGATGTGTGGGAGTATCGATTCTGTAATTGGTATGAATGCCGAAAAGGCTATATATAAGCTGATAAGTGGGATGCCGGAGAGGAATGAAGTGGAGGAGAAGGGGAGGAAAGTAATAAGCGGGGTTGTTTTAAAATTTGATATTGAGAAAAAAGCTGCAGTAGCTTATAATAAAATATACAAAATTTATGGAGAATAG
- the nadA gene encoding quinolinate synthase NadA, protein MDLKSEIKKLAREKDAVILAHNYQIDDIQEIADFTGDSLGLSIEASKVKNRLIVFCGVHFMAETAYILSPNKKVLLPEKDAGCPMADMVTAEGLRKMKEKYPGVPVVCYVNSSAEVKAESDICCTSANAINIVKSIDSDRVIFVPDMNLGHYVSRFVDKEIILWEGFCPIHRRLTAKEVVGLKEQYHDAVFVCHPECSPDVVDMADHVCSTSGFYTYIKKSDRKRFIIGTEKGVLYRLKLENPDKEFILAYDTFQCKNMKKITLNSLYESLLKEQHQVTVPEEIRIKAYGSIQRMLEVPRNF, encoded by the coding sequence ATGGATTTAAAATCTGAGATAAAAAAGCTTGCCAGAGAAAAGGATGCGGTAATACTTGCGCATAATTATCAGATTGATGATATCCAGGAGATTGCTGATTTTACAGGTGATTCTTTAGGTTTGAGCATAGAGGCATCAAAAGTAAAAAACAGGCTTATCGTTTTTTGTGGCGTACACTTTATGGCGGAGACTGCTTATATATTATCACCAAATAAAAAGGTTTTGTTGCCTGAAAAGGATGCCGGATGTCCTATGGCTGATATGGTGACGGCCGAGGGTCTAAGGAAAATGAAGGAAAAATATCCCGGTGTTCCGGTGGTATGTTATGTAAATTCATCTGCGGAGGTGAAGGCGGAATCTGATATCTGCTGTACTTCTGCAAATGCTATAAATATCGTAAAATCGATAGATTCAGATAGGGTAATTTTTGTACCGGATATGAACCTTGGGCATTATGTTTCCAGATTTGTGGATAAGGAGATCATTTTATGGGAAGGTTTTTGCCCGATACACAGAAGATTGACCGCAAAAGAGGTGGTGGGATTAAAAGAGCAATACCACGATGCAGTTTTTGTCTGTCATCCGGAATGTAGTCCCGACGTAGTGGATATGGCGGATCACGTATGTTCCACCTCAGGATTTTATACATATATTAAAAAGTCTGACAGGAAAAGATTCATCATAGGTACAGAAAAGGGGGTTTTGTACAGATTAAAACTGGAAAATCCGGATAAAGAGTTTATCCTGGCTTATGATACATTTCAATGTAAAAATATGAAAAAGATAACATTGAATAGTCTTTATGAATCCCTCCTGAAAGAGCAGCATCAGGTGACTGTACCTGAAGAGATAAGAATAAAAGCGTATGGATCTATACAGAGGATGCTGGAAGTTCCAAGGAACTTTTAG
- a CDS encoding CoA-binding protein yields MKYSDEYLRNVLTSAKDIVIVGASNNPERASNGIMKFLMGKGYNCYPVNPNESEVLGVKAYKSLSEVPVQPDIVDVFRKSEAAPEIVREAIKIGAKFIWLQEEVYSEEAEKIAQEHNVPIVMDKCIFKEFLRLKLVG; encoded by the coding sequence ATGAAATATTCGGATGAATATTTAAGGAATGTTTTAACCAGTGCAAAGGATATTGTGATTGTGGGGGCATCAAATAATCCTGAGCGGGCAAGTAATGGAATTATGAAATTTCTTATGGGGAAAGGGTATAATTGCTATCCGGTAAATCCCAATGAGTCAGAAGTTTTGGGGGTAAAAGCGTATAAAAGCCTGTCTGAAGTGCCTGTACAGCCTGATATTGTGGATGTATTTAGAAAAAGTGAAGCTGCTCCTGAGATCGTAAGAGAGGCTATAAAGATAGGGGCTAAGTTTATATGGCTTCAGGAGGAGGTTTATTCTGAAGAAGCTGAAAAGATAGCCCAGGAGCATAATGTGCCGATAGTGATGGATAAATGTATCTTTAAGGAGTTTCTAAGACTCAAGCTCGTTGGGTAG
- a CDS encoding TetR/AcrR family transcriptional regulator, with protein MAKDRSDDKFNKILNAAIHIIARKGFHNTKVKDIADKAGVASGTVYNYFSNKEDILISIMIIKLNEYVTKAKNAIEEIDDPKEKLKILIHHHFEAMQTNPELALVLQFELRQPTKDIRDKIRKYLREYFKFIEEIIKDGVEKGVFAKDLNVYFAREMFFGTLDEIVSTWVYTKKDWLLTDQTDTICGMLIKAYS; from the coding sequence ATGGCTAAAGATCGTTCTGATGATAAATTTAATAAAATTTTAAATGCTGCCATTCACATTATAGCAAGAAAAGGTTTTCATAATACAAAAGTAAAAGATATCGCAGATAAAGCCGGCGTAGCATCCGGCACGGTGTATAACTATTTTTCAAACAAAGAAGATATACTTATCTCCATCATGATAATAAAATTAAACGAATATGTCACCAAAGCCAAAAATGCTATTGAAGAGATCGATGATCCGAAGGAAAAGTTGAAAATCCTTATACACCATCATTTTGAAGCGATGCAAACCAACCCCGAATTAGCACTAGTATTGCAGTTTGAACTGCGTCAACCCACAAAAGATATCAGAGATAAGATCAGAAAATATCTTAGGGAATATTTTAAATTCATCGAAGAGATAATAAAAGATGGTGTTGAAAAAGGGGTATTTGCAAAGGATCTAAACGTATATTTCGCAAGAGAGATGTTTTTTGGTACACTGGATGAGATTGTATCCACATGGGTATATACGAAAAAGGATTGGCTACTCACTGACCAAACCGACACCATCTGCGGTATGCTCATAAAAGCTTACTCTTAA